The Calothrix sp. PCC 7507 DNA segment CAAGCCCAAGCTTTGACTGCAGGATGAAAAATTGACTCGACAATTTCGGCGCGAATGGGTTGCTGCAAAGTTAGTCCGTGTCCGGTTGCCGATCGCTCCCGATCAGGACAAACTACAGTTACATGATGACCAGCTTCTGCTAAACAGTTAGCTAGGGTACGAATACCCAAGGCAGAAATTCCATCGTCATTACTAATGAGCAATTTCATAGTCAGTTGTCAGTTGTCAGTTGTCATTAGTCATTAGTTATGTGTTATTAGTCATTTGTCAATGTCAGGTATCACAAACATCAGGCAAAAAAACACACTCACACGCTCCATCACCTCTAAACTGGTAAGCAGAGGTGCGATTTTAACTTGTACTGTTGATTCATTCATGGCACATTGCTAAGGTTAATTTTCCTTCATTAGTTGCTAGTTGTTTGTGTTTTGCCACTGACAACTAACTACTGAAAAATAACAAAACGGATTGATCTGTGGGGTCAATCCAAAATCTAAAATCTAAAATCCAAAATTGTCTGACCAATGACTAACAATTTAGAGGCTCAACTTTTAGCACTGCGGCAAGAAGGAGAACAAGCGATCGCTGCTGCTGACACCCTAGAACGTCTAGAAGAACTCAGAGTTAGCTATCTGGGTAAAAAAGGACAACTAGGGGTGTTGTTGCGGAGTATGGGCAGTCTGAGTGCAGAGGAACGCCCAATAATTGGGGCGATCGCCAATACTGTTAAAGAATCCCTGCAAACTAATTTAGACCAGCAGCGTACAGCCCTGGAAACTGCTCAAATTCATCTCCAGCTAGAGGCGGAAACTCTGGATGTGACAATGCCAGGAATTTATCGTCCCCAGGGTCGCATCCATCCCCTGAATGGCATTATTGACCGGGCGTTGGATGTCTTTGTCGGCATGGGTTATACCGTGGCTGAAGGGCTAGAAATGGAAACAGATTACTACAATTTTGAGGCTCTGAATACTCCGCCCGATCACCCCGCCCGTGATATGCAAGATACCTTCTACCTCCCAGATGGTAATCTACTGCGGACTCACACCTCATCAGTCCAAATTCGCTACATGGAAAAAGAAGAACCACCCATCCGGGTTGTGGCTCCAGGGCGCGTCTATCGGCGAGATAATGTAGACGCGACGCACTCGGCAGTTTTCCATCAAATAGAACTCTTAGCCATTGATGAGGGACTGACTTTTACAGACCTCAAAGGCACAATTAAGGTATTTTTACAAGCAATTTTTGGCGATCTACCAATTCGCTTCCGCGCCAGTTATTTCCCATTCACTGAACCCTCGGCTGAGGTAGATTTACAGTGGAATGGTCGCTGGCTGGAAGTTATGGGCTGCGGTATGGTCGATCCGAATGTGCTTAAAGCTGTGGGTTATGATCCAGAAATTTATACCGGATTTGCCGCTGGCTTTGGTGTAGAACGCTTTGCGATGGTGTTACACCAAATTGATGATATTCGTCGTTTATATGCTAGTGATTTGCGGTTTTTACAGCAATTTTAGAGAAATATCAGGGGAATAGCAAAAAATAAATTACCCAATATTTTAGTTGCTAGGGTGCGTCAGTTCTTGATATTTGGAACTGGCGCACTTTACATATTGGGGATTTTTCTATTGGAAGTTAGGATTTACGCATTGACAAAAAACATGAAATATAAATAGTGGGGAAACGCACATAAGTAATCGGACAAAAATATTTACAGTCATTGCGAGCGGAGCGAAGCAATCGCAGGGGTTGGGATTGCTTCATTCCGCTACGCTCCATTCGCAATGACATTGTGTAATTAATTCTGTCAGACTACTTATTTCTTAGGGGTTTATTCGCCATCAATATAATCATTAATCAAATTTATAGCGATGCGGTGGCGGTTACTTTCCAAAGGTTCTCCGTCGTCAAAAATCAAATTGGTGGGTGGTATGGGTGGGTTTTACCAATCCACTGCTTTTTCTCCAGAGTTGGTTGCTGCTGTGGTTTCTGGCGATATAGTCAAGACCCCTTGTGAGCATTTAACCATTTTTTCCTAGTATCTCTTATTCCGTGAGAGGTTGTTTGAGCTAAAAGCGATCGCTCAATTATTGCAAATTAGCTTTAGAAGTAAAATATTCAGTATGCAACTCCTCTTTACGGAATATGACCGCAATTACTGACAAGCAACTGACCCTTGAGGAATATTTGAAGTATGACGATCGCACGGATAGCCAGTATGAATTGGTGGCAGGAGAGTTAGTTGCAATGCCACCTGAAAGCCCAAAAAATATCCAAATATCCCTCTTTTTACTCGTAAATTTCCTTAAGTTCGTTCCCGTCAATCGATTAAGTAACAAAGCTGAAATTGTCGTTGCTGGTTCTCGTGCAACAACTCGCGTTCCTGATTTAGTTGTGCTGACGGATGAACTGGCAACAGCTTTACAAGGTGCAACACGATCTACAATTACTCTGGATATGCCACCTCCAGCATTAGTTGTGGAAGCTGTTTCTCCTGGCAAAGCTAATGAAGATCGGGACTATCGCTACAAACGTTCCGAGTATGCAGCCAGGGGAATTGTTGAATATTGGATTGTTGATCCCCAAAAGAACAGAGTTACTGTACTGATATTAGTTGATGGGTTTTATGAAGAAACTAGATTTACCGGAAATACAGCGATCGCTTCTACTATTTTCCCAGAATTACAGCTAACCGCAGAGCAAGTACTTAATGCCGGAGAAAGCTAGATAAACGAAGGGATTTGAAAAGTGCGATCGCCCAGTTTTCTAGAGAAGCCGCAAAAAACGGACATTTTGGCCAATTAATTTTGCCCGAATGCCAGAATTTGGGCAGCACTCAGCTTACAATCAGGAATTACCGTCGATGCTAGGGGGGTGTCGGTAACATAAATTGTGTCTTCATATTGCCCATTCACCCACAAGCACAGCGTCAATTGCTGCCTTTCCGGGTCAATAATCCAGTATTCCGCAATCCCTCGCGCCGCGTATTCCGTGCGTTTGTAACGATAGTCCCGGTCTCGATTCTGCTGTCCAGGTGACACAATTTCAATC contains these protein-coding regions:
- the pheS gene encoding phenylalanine--tRNA ligase subunit alpha, which codes for MTNNLEAQLLALRQEGEQAIAAADTLERLEELRVSYLGKKGQLGVLLRSMGSLSAEERPIIGAIANTVKESLQTNLDQQRTALETAQIHLQLEAETLDVTMPGIYRPQGRIHPLNGIIDRALDVFVGMGYTVAEGLEMETDYYNFEALNTPPDHPARDMQDTFYLPDGNLLRTHTSSVQIRYMEKEEPPIRVVAPGRVYRRDNVDATHSAVFHQIELLAIDEGLTFTDLKGTIKVFLQAIFGDLPIRFRASYFPFTEPSAEVDLQWNGRWLEVMGCGMVDPNVLKAVGYDPEIYTGFAAGFGVERFAMVLHQIDDIRRLYASDLRFLQQF
- a CDS encoding Uma2 family endonuclease — protein: MTAITDKQLTLEEYLKYDDRTDSQYELVAGELVAMPPESPKNIQISLFLLVNFLKFVPVNRLSNKAEIVVAGSRATTRVPDLVVLTDELATALQGATRSTITLDMPPPALVVEAVSPGKANEDRDYRYKRSEYAARGIVEYWIVDPQKNRVTVLILVDGFYEETRFTGNTAIASTIFPELQLTAEQVLNAGES